One Argentina anserina chromosome 6, drPotAnse1.1, whole genome shotgun sequence genomic window, AAACAGTATCTACATCACAATGAAGGTAGACAAAAACTATTGCATCAATATAATCATAAATTACATTAGTCTTCTATAGCCATTGAACCAACCTCATAATTCACCACATCCCAATCAATACAAAAATCGATTCTTATGCAACTTAGTTCATAAGAGTGCCTCTCACTCCTTTGCTTGGAAAAGTATTATAGATTTTAGACTTCATCATCGCTGGTATGAGTTGGATTTTTGGTAATGGAAAAAACATTAAGTTTAGGACCTTTATTGGGTTTTTGATTCTCCTCTCCTTGAAGTTCTTTTGCCTTCTTCATTTCAAATGATTAATGTGAATGATTTTGTTACTGATTTCATTATAATAGTCAATGGAATGTAGATAAACTCAATGTTTTGTTGGATAAAGATATTGTAGAGGAGATTACGGCAATTAGTATTCCTTTAAATGATTATGAGAATGAATTTGTTTGGGGTCATGCTCCTAATGGAGTTTTCTCTATTAAATCTGCTACTAATATGCAATATGATGATCCTTCTCATTCGAAGACTTGTCATTTGAAAAGGATTTAGAAACTGAATATTCCCCTTAAGACTAAATTTTTTGCATGGCTTCTTATTAGGGGAAGATTGAAAACTCGAGCCTTTCTTGCTCGTTTTATGAATATTGATAACTCATGTGCTCTTTGTGATTCAGGGATTGAAGACTTGGACCATCTCTTCTGTTCTTGCACCATTTCCTCAGTGGTGTGGAATAACATCAGTCATTTCCCAAAGCCTGTCTCTTTTACTACATTGGAGGATTGGTTGGATGATGTCATCAACTCAAACCAAAGTTACATTGTTGAAGAGTGTATCCTTCTTTGTTGGCAGATATGGAAAGTAAGGAACGATGCTGTTTTTTGATCTGTTACCCCTACTCCTCCATCTATTGTCATTTCCGCTACTGTTCTAGGTTTGGCTTACCGTCTTGCGAACAAGAAAGAGAAGTTGTGTGCCTCGAAGAATCAGCACGTCTTTAAGTGGATTCCTCCTAGCCCCAATTGGCTCAAGTTCAACTTTGACGGCTCAGTTTCGTCAAATTTTGCTGCTACTGGTTTTGTTCTTAGAGATCACAATGGTTCTCCGATAGTTTCCAGTGCTCGTAAGCTTGCTTCGACCTTAGTTCCTAAAGTTGAATATTCTGCTTCACAGGATGGTTTGGTTGCAACTTTGTCCACCGATTGCCGTTTTCTGGAAGTGGAGGGAGATTCTTCCCTCATAATTACATGTGTCAATGACTCTTATGTTGTTCCTTAGAAGCTCAAGTCCTTGGTGAAAGATGTAAAAGCGCTCACGGAGTCGTTCGATGAGATCTCCTTCAAACATGTCTTTAGAGAAGCCAAATTTTTACCTGATTTGTTGCTTATGTGGGTCAGTTCCTTAGTTCTCCCACCTATTGGAGCAATATAGTTCCTCCTCAAGCCAATATGACTATTTTGTCTGATACTTTGTTTTATGAGCGTCTAAGAGGCGGTTCGTtggaattttatttttctctttaaaaaaaaacttagttCATCAGGCCGAAGTCACATTTCCAAATTCCAAACAGAGGGAGGACTGACTGGAGGAGGATTCAACTCGCAAGCAAACACAGGATTTGGACTCCAACGCGACTTGGTCATTTACAAATTACAATACACCTCTGCGGGGTCCCCCAAAGAGCCCAAAAAACGCATACAACGACGTCCTCCTTCCCATGTAGGCCCCACTCCCCACAACAAAATTCTCAGGGGGGCGGTCTCCCACACACTCACCGCGCCTGTCCGCCACACCAAAACGTTTTCGGTTCTcctctctccttttcttttctcaatgGACTCCGCCACCTTATGCCACCGCCGATCGCCGTCCTCCGACCGCTTCCTCggcctcttctccttctcccctccctcctcctcctcccccaTCTCCGTTGGCGAGGAGCTCAACGAAGCCGAGGTCTTCTGGACCACCGACGACCACACCGATCCCGATGACTCCACCACCGCCACCAACCACGGCCTCCCTCTCACCCAGAAATCCGGAATCCTCGCCGTCCTACCCGACCCCGACCGCCCGGCCCACCTCCTCTACCGCAAGCCCTCGCTCTCCTCCCCCTCCAAGCCCATCCCCTCGATTCCGCGGCCGTCTCTGCAGAGTCAACCCTCCAACGACGGCGGTCAAGGTCATCACACCCAGTCGGTGCCTTCGAGAAGGTTCCAGCAGCACTCGGCGCCGATGAAGGTTCCCGTGCTGTCCAAGGCGATGATGATGGAGCGGCGCAGGAACCACGGCGGCCTTGATGACGTGgtggatgaggaggaggaggaggatgggGAGATGCTGCCGCCGCATGAGCTGGTGGCGAGGGGGTCGGGGGTGTCGGCGAGGACCACGTTTTCGGTGCTGGAAGGCGTCGGGAGGACTCTCAAGGGTAGGGACTTGCGTCAGGTCAGGAACGCTATTTGGCGCAGGACTGGCTTTCTCGACTAGTCGACGACTTtgcttctctctttttttttttgcagcaGAAGAACATAAGAGCAATAATCTGAGAGGTCTTAGGTATAACCGTTTTTAGTTTTGTCTGCTTTATTTTCAGTCTGAGTTCATACAAATTGGGGGTTCCCGAACAGTATGGGAATTGGTTATGTTCTATGTTCCATTTTGATGATAGCAAGTTTAATATAATGCAA contains:
- the LOC126797862 gene encoding uncharacterized protein LOC126797862, with translation MDSATLCHRRSPSSDRFLGLFSFSPPSSSSPISVGEELNEAEVFWTTDDHTDPDDSTTATNHGLPLTQKSGILAVLPDPDRPAHLLYRKPSLSSPSKPIPSIPRPSLQSQPSNDGGQGHHTQSVPSRRFQQHSAPMKVPVLSKAMMMERRRNHGGLDDVVDEEEEEDGEMLPPHELVARGSGVSARTTFSVLEGVGRTLKGRDLRQVRNAIWRRTGFLD